A genome region from Mesorhizobium sp. B2-1-8 includes the following:
- a CDS encoding DNA cytosine methyltransferase yields MKSIELFAGAGGLGMGVSRAGFTPEAVIEWDRWCCDTIRENRADGLGLVGDWPEPIEGDVRGVDFRAHEGKIDLVTGGPPCQPFSLGGKHRAHLDSRDMWPEAVRAVRETKPRAFIFENVKGLTRETFATYFSHIVLQMTYPELVAESDEGWESHLRRLEKHHTGRRGPRGLEYRVVPRSLNAANYGIPQRRERVIFVGFRADLDIKWAFPLETHSLEALLWDQENGDYWDRHKVRNADRKVGDRHSERAARLDVKPKTAPWRTTRDAIGDLPDPEHELRKAANHSNHRFQPGARSYPGHTGSPLDEPAKTLKAGVHGVPGGENMLLRPDGSVRYFTVRESARLQTFPDNFRFHGAWSETMRQLGNAVPVELATIIARSVKRHLDFGGSDFLK; encoded by the coding sequence ATGAAATCGATCGAGCTGTTCGCGGGCGCTGGCGGGCTTGGCATGGGTGTGAGCCGTGCCGGATTCACGCCGGAAGCCGTAATCGAGTGGGACCGGTGGTGCTGCGACACCATTCGCGAAAACCGGGCCGATGGCCTCGGCCTGGTCGGTGATTGGCCGGAGCCCATCGAGGGCGATGTCCGCGGCGTGGATTTTCGGGCGCACGAGGGCAAGATCGATCTGGTGACAGGCGGCCCGCCCTGCCAACCATTCTCGCTGGGTGGCAAGCATCGCGCCCATCTGGATTCGCGTGATATGTGGCCGGAAGCAGTCCGGGCGGTTCGGGAAACCAAGCCACGTGCCTTCATCTTCGAGAATGTGAAAGGGCTGACCCGCGAAACCTTCGCGACGTATTTTTCGCATATCGTGCTGCAGATGACATACCCGGAGCTAGTCGCCGAATCCGACGAGGGTTGGGAAAGCCATCTGCGTCGGCTTGAAAAGCATCATACCGGCCGTCGCGGACCAAGAGGCCTTGAATATCGGGTCGTTCCACGTTCGTTGAACGCGGCGAATTACGGTATCCCGCAGCGTCGGGAGCGCGTGATTTTCGTGGGCTTCCGAGCCGACCTCGACATCAAATGGGCTTTTCCATTGGAAACACACTCTCTCGAGGCCTTGCTGTGGGATCAGGAAAACGGGGATTACTGGGATCGACACAAAGTCCGCAATGCTGATCGCAAGGTTGGGGATAGGCATTCCGAGCGCGCGGCACGACTCGACGTCAAACCAAAAACCGCACCATGGCGGACAACGCGAGACGCGATTGGTGATTTGCCCGATCCCGAGCATGAGTTGCGAAAGGCCGCGAACCATAGCAACCACCGGTTCCAACCTGGGGCGCGATCCTACCCCGGGCATACCGGAAGCCCACTTGACGAACCGGCCAAGACGTTGAAAGCAGGTGTCCACGGCGTTCCGGGTGGCGAGAACATGCTGCTGCGGCCAGATGGTAGCGTGCGCTACTTCACCGTGCGCGAAAGCGCTCGCTTGCAGACATTCCCGGACAATTTCCGTTTCCACGGCGCATGGTCCGAAACGATGCGCCAGCTCGGCAATGCTGTCCCGGTAGAACTGGCGACCATCATCGCGCGCAGCGTGAAACGCCATCTCGACTTCGGTGGGTCGGATTTCTTGAAATGA
- a CDS encoding HNH endonuclease produces the protein MKAIFDLKSGSRYKDGQGHYHFPARYLEVARNSVGDWVLYREPRRNNGSQAYIAVARVADIEPDLELAGHYYANVTDYLDFPAPVPFKNDGRYAETALRDIGDPRRVGREIQGRSIRLIPQEDFDEIVLAGLREPLDPANARRLSPDMLPLDVPWSMQPGLDGQSGFAETVDRRVEQILLNRKVRDATFRLEVCRAYEDTCAVTGLRIINGGGRSEVQAAHIKPVAADGPDVVRNGIALSATVHWLFDRHLISIGENHRLLVAHNRVPSELRNLFRPESQGLHWPKDSRLMPHPAFLAHHRERFAGVH, from the coding sequence GTGAAAGCCATCTTCGATTTGAAGTCGGGGTCTCGTTATAAGGACGGCCAAGGCCACTATCACTTTCCGGCTCGCTATCTGGAAGTGGCTCGAAATTCGGTTGGCGATTGGGTGCTCTACCGTGAGCCACGACGCAATAATGGTAGCCAAGCGTATATTGCCGTCGCTCGGGTGGCCGATATTGAGCCGGATCTGGAACTGGCCGGCCACTACTATGCCAATGTGACGGACTATCTTGATTTTCCGGCACCTGTGCCCTTCAAAAACGATGGCCGCTACGCCGAGACAGCGCTACGCGATATCGGTGACCCGCGCCGCGTCGGTCGAGAGATACAGGGCAGATCGATACGGTTAATCCCGCAGGAGGATTTCGACGAGATCGTTCTGGCTGGTTTGCGCGAACCACTTGACCCCGCAAATGCCAGAAGACTTAGCCCCGATATGCTTCCGCTCGACGTTCCATGGTCGATGCAACCTGGTCTCGATGGACAGTCCGGTTTTGCCGAGACAGTCGATCGTCGGGTCGAGCAGATTTTGCTAAACCGCAAAGTCCGTGATGCAACTTTCCGGCTGGAGGTCTGTCGCGCCTATGAGGATACCTGCGCTGTCACCGGCTTGCGCATCATCAATGGTGGTGGTCGATCTGAAGTTCAGGCCGCTCATATCAAGCCGGTAGCGGCTGATGGTCCCGATGTTGTGCGCAATGGCATCGCACTATCTGCCACGGTGCACTGGTTGTTCGACCGACACCTGATTTCGATAGGCGAGAACCATCGGCTGCTGGTCGCTCACAATCGGGTCCCCAGTGAATTGAGAAATCTCTTTCGCCCTGAATCCCAGGGTTTGCACTGGCCCAAGGATTCGCGATTGATGCCACATCCGGCGTTCTTGGCTCATCACCGAGAGCGGTTCGCGGGCGTGCACTGA
- a CDS encoding YdaU family protein, with protein MSERPFMQLYVSDFVGDTLQLSTEQIGAYMLLLMAMWNAGGSLPDDDARLARVARLPLKRWRAISAELLAFFEREDGEIGHKRLTKELHKARLKSEARAAAGARGGAATALKAKAHVQANADVLMRHSPDSRNQMEEASAFSARGARERPGISIRGREAASGSHGLGRPKKPPGWIRPKTHGDAANAIIEEIRGYDHGRTAAGDEGAGGNVLLLPAIRTD; from the coding sequence ATGAGCGAACGGCCTTTCATGCAGCTCTACGTCTCCGATTTCGTCGGCGACACGCTGCAGCTCTCGACCGAACAAATCGGCGCCTACATGCTGCTTCTGATGGCAATGTGGAATGCCGGCGGCAGCCTGCCCGACGACGACGCCAGGCTGGCGCGCGTGGCGCGCCTGCCGTTGAAACGATGGCGGGCGATCAGCGCCGAGCTGTTGGCCTTCTTCGAGCGCGAGGACGGGGAGATCGGCCACAAGAGGCTGACGAAGGAGTTGCACAAGGCGCGGCTCAAGAGCGAGGCGAGGGCGGCCGCCGGCGCGCGCGGCGGGGCCGCCACCGCCTTGAAAGCAAAGGCGCATGTCCAGGCAAATGCCGATGTTTTGATGCGGCATTCTCCAGATTCCAGAAATCAGATGGAAGAAGCTTCCGCTTTTTCAGCGCGCGGGGCGCGCGAAAGACCGGGGATTTCGATTCGGGGCCGTGAGGCGGCTTCGGGATCGCACGGCCTGGGTCGGCCCAAGAAACCGCCGGGCTGGATCAGGCCGAAAACCCACGGCGACGCCGCCAACGCCATCATCGAGGAGATCCGCGGATATGACCACGGCCGAACTGCAGCAGGCGACGAAGGCGCTGGCGGCAATGTTCTCCTGCTTCCCGCAATCCGCACTGACTGA
- a CDS encoding GcrA family cell cycle regulator gives MASYSDSELQAIGAWLREGLSASGIAAAFSAQRGARVSRNAIIGIVHRNAMLGAIGFANGKGRPAARTAMAKAASRAAKVEASRSGASLQPAVKSATRPKRAPSPVRPRLFQREAGVLIADGQTYRIEVPAPPRGPIGRQPHGVAMRFIDCLFNRCRAPLDLRVEEEPQNGAPGGRPGQDMLCCGMRTKAM, from the coding sequence GATCGGCGCCTGGCTGCGGGAGGGGCTTTCGGCATCGGGGATCGCGGCGGCGTTCAGCGCGCAGCGCGGCGCGCGCGTATCGCGCAACGCCATTATCGGCATCGTCCACCGCAACGCCATGCTGGGCGCGATCGGCTTTGCCAATGGCAAGGGCCGGCCGGCGGCCCGCACGGCGATGGCCAAGGCAGCGAGCCGCGCCGCCAAGGTGGAAGCCAGCCGTTCCGGCGCCAGCCTGCAGCCGGCGGTCAAATCGGCCACACGGCCGAAGCGGGCTCCTTCGCCCGTCCGGCCACGGCTTTTCCAGCGCGAGGCGGGCGTGCTGATCGCCGATGGGCAAACCTACCGTATCGAGGTACCTGCGCCGCCACGTGGTCCCATCGGCCGGCAGCCGCATGGCGTGGCCATGCGCTTCATCGACTGCTTGTTCAATCGCTGCCGAGCTCCGCTCGACCTGAGAGTGGAGGAAGAGCCTCAAAATGGTGCGCCCGGCGGGCGGCCGGGCCAGGACATGCTGTGCTGCGGCATGCGCACCAAGGCGATGTAA
- a CDS encoding TetR/AcrR family transcriptional regulator codes for MRYEKGRKDASRSRIMEVATQRFRGDGIAASGLASIMSDAGLTNGAFYPHFPSKAVLVQECVAAALEGQSGQIAQALASGGLAAAIDAYLSTQHRDSPGTGCASAALLPEIAREQPETRQLYTERLMTLVRQVSAALPPHTSDPEAVAFGIFATLIGTLQLARAVEGADLSDRILAAGADAARSLAQPRRGDEAS; via the coding sequence ATGCGATACGAGAAGGGCCGGAAGGACGCATCGCGCAGCCGGATCATGGAGGTCGCCACACAACGGTTCCGCGGCGACGGCATTGCCGCCTCGGGACTGGCAAGCATCATGAGCGACGCCGGGCTGACCAACGGCGCCTTCTATCCGCATTTTCCCTCCAAGGCGGTACTTGTCCAGGAATGCGTGGCGGCGGCGCTGGAGGGTCAGTCAGGCCAGATCGCGCAGGCGCTGGCCTCCGGCGGCCTGGCAGCGGCCATAGACGCCTATCTGTCGACGCAGCACCGCGATAGTCCGGGCACGGGCTGCGCTTCCGCCGCCCTGTTGCCGGAAATCGCGAGGGAGCAGCCCGAAACGCGGCAACTCTACACCGAACGCTTGATGACTTTGGTGCGGCAGGTGTCAGCCGCTCTTCCGCCGCATACCAGCGATCCGGAAGCCGTAGCATTCGGCATCTTCGCCACGCTCATCGGCACGCTTCAGCTGGCCCGCGCGGTGGAGGGCGCTGACCTATCGGATCGCATCCTGGCGGCCGGAGCGGATGCGGCCCGGTCGCTGGCGCAGCCACGCAGGGGCGACGAGGCGTCGTAG
- a CDS encoding very short patch repair endonuclease: MARIHGRDTKPEMVVRRLLHRMGYRYRLHCGDLPGKPDIVFGKRKKAIFIHGCFWHRHDDPACRLARLPKSRLDFWGPKLSANAERDALKQDALKRLGWKVLVVWECELRQSEQLENKLRQFVGE, encoded by the coding sequence ATGGCGCGTATCCATGGCAGGGATACGAAGCCAGAAATGGTCGTTCGGCGGCTCCTTCACCGCATGGGCTACCGTTACCGGCTCCATTGTGGCGACCTACCCGGAAAACCGGACATTGTTTTTGGAAAACGAAAAAAAGCGATTTTCATTCATGGATGCTTTTGGCATCGTCACGACGATCCGGCGTGCAGGCTCGCTCGCCTTCCAAAGTCCCGGTTGGACTTCTGGGGACCTAAATTGTCGGCGAACGCGGAGCGCGACGCGCTCAAACAGGATGCATTGAAGCGGCTCGGCTGGAAGGTACTGGTTGTCTGGGAATGCGAATTGCGGCAGAGTGAACAATTAGAGAACAAGCTGCGCCAATTCGTGGGGGAATAG
- a CDS encoding NmrA family NAD(P)-binding protein, with amino-acid sequence MHIILGGTGHVGSAAAAALLRQGEPVTVVTRDKAKASPLAAQGAEVAVADVLDVEALRGVFRRGTRAFLLNPPADPSTDTDAQERRTVEAIIAALDGSGLEKVVAESTYGAQAGERTGDLTVLHGLEEKLHRQPIAASIIRAAYYMSNWDASLETARRDGVVNTLLPADFELPMVAPRDLGEAAARLLMEPADKNDLHHVEGPSRYTARDVAAAFGEALGKEVSVVSAPREHWVETFEDMGFSPEAAQSYARMTEATVDSTYDPPTRPERGKVTLERYVADLARAG; translated from the coding sequence ATGCATATCATTCTTGGCGGCACCGGGCATGTCGGCTCGGCCGCTGCGGCAGCGCTGCTGCGGCAAGGCGAGCCGGTCACGGTCGTGACGCGCGATAAGGCAAAGGCGTCGCCTCTGGCCGCGCAAGGTGCCGAGGTGGCGGTGGCGGACGTGCTCGATGTCGAGGCGCTGCGTGGCGTGTTCAGGCGCGGCACACGGGCGTTCCTGCTCAATCCGCCGGCCGATCCTTCGACCGACACGGATGCCCAGGAGCGCAGGACGGTGGAGGCGATCATTGCCGCGCTTGACGGCTCGGGGCTGGAGAAGGTGGTCGCCGAATCGACCTATGGCGCGCAGGCCGGCGAGCGTACCGGCGACCTCACCGTCCTGCATGGGCTGGAAGAGAAGCTGCATCGCCAGCCCATTGCCGCCAGCATCATTCGCGCGGCCTATTACATGAGCAATTGGGATGCCTCGCTGGAGACCGCCAGGCGTGATGGCGTGGTCAACACGCTTTTGCCGGCGGATTTCGAACTGCCCATGGTGGCGCCACGCGACCTCGGCGAAGCGGCGGCGCGCTTGCTGATGGAGCCGGCGGACAAGAACGACCTGCATCATGTCGAAGGGCCGTCGCGTTACACCGCCAGGGACGTTGCCGCCGCCTTCGGCGAGGCGCTCGGCAAGGAGGTCAGCGTGGTCTCGGCACCCCGCGAACATTGGGTGGAGACGTTCGAGGACATGGGTTTTTCGCCGGAAGCCGCGCAATCCTATGCGCGCATGACGGAGGCGACGGTCGATAGCACCTATGATCCGCCGACCAGGCCGGAGCGCGGGAAGGTGACGCTGGAGCGGTATGTGGCCGATCTTGCCAGAGCTGGGTGA
- a CDS encoding DUF982 domain-containing protein → MGTMKTGVPLKVSLDGHVEEIENVSDAADFLQRWPIERRGHVYRSALNACSAAIAAQISQADAIKVFTGFARVAGILVAGGGPATMLERRTVQSRLPKQGRQMPK, encoded by the coding sequence ATGGGTACGATGAAAACCGGAGTGCCGCTCAAAGTGTCCCTGGACGGACATGTCGAGGAGATCGAGAATGTCAGCGACGCCGCCGATTTCCTGCAGCGCTGGCCGATCGAGCGACGGGGCCACGTCTATCGTAGTGCGCTCAACGCCTGCAGCGCCGCCATCGCGGCGCAGATTTCGCAAGCCGATGCGATAAAAGTATTCACCGGCTTTGCCCGCGTTGCCGGCATCCTGGTTGCCGGCGGCGGCCCGGCGACGATGCTGGAGCGACGGACGGTGCAGAGCCGTCTGCCCAAACAGGGCCGCCAGATGCCGAAATAG
- a CDS encoding DUF982 domain-containing protein: MTAFMPVTLRFCDNKTMLVGSVADAATALRYQWPDKTAPAYLEAARLIRLAVEGTCCPRPAFEAFREAARQQGILVAKPRSRAHEWLDAAASP, translated from the coding sequence ATGACGGCTTTCATGCCGGTGACCCTGCGTTTCTGCGACAACAAGACCATGCTGGTCGGCTCGGTGGCCGATGCGGCGACGGCGCTTCGTTACCAATGGCCCGACAAGACCGCGCCGGCCTATCTCGAAGCAGCACGGCTCATCCGGCTAGCGGTCGAGGGCACCTGCTGCCCCCGCCCCGCCTTCGAGGCCTTTCGCGAGGCGGCCAGGCAACAGGGCATATTGGTAGCCAAGCCAAGAAGCCGCGCGCATGAGTGGCTCGACGCGGCGGCGAGCCCCTGA
- a CDS encoding oxidoreductase yields the protein MKAHSGKTAIVTGASSGIGRASAEALARAGFTVFGTSRRATGNGPANVSMLACDVTDGDSVNALVSNVLAQTGRIDLLVNNAGIGLLGGAEESSIAQVQSLFDVNLFGVIRMTNAVLPSMRRRGQGRVVNIGSILGLVPAPYSAHYSAVKHALEGYSESLDHEVRAFNIRVSVIEPAFVRTVFDQNGIEPDSLLKEYDQARTGFKALLADVMPKADRPEIVADAVVEAATDASPRRRYTVGKAARQVSLLRRFAPAGMFDKTLRKQFRLPV from the coding sequence ATGAAAGCACATTCTGGAAAGACCGCGATCGTAACCGGAGCTTCTTCCGGCATTGGTCGCGCAAGCGCCGAGGCCTTGGCGCGGGCGGGGTTCACCGTCTTCGGGACAAGCCGCCGGGCGACAGGCAATGGCCCAGCAAATGTGTCCATGCTGGCGTGCGACGTGACTGACGGGGACTCGGTCAACGCCCTCGTTTCGAACGTGCTCGCGCAGACCGGTCGGATCGACCTGCTGGTCAACAATGCCGGTATCGGCCTGTTGGGAGGCGCCGAAGAGTCCTCCATCGCACAGGTGCAGTCCCTGTTCGACGTCAATCTGTTCGGCGTCATCCGCATGACCAATGCGGTGTTGCCGTCGATGCGGCGGCGTGGCCAAGGGCGCGTCGTCAACATCGGCTCGATTCTGGGATTGGTACCCGCGCCATACTCAGCTCACTACTCGGCGGTGAAGCACGCGCTCGAAGGCTATTCGGAATCGCTCGATCACGAGGTCCGTGCCTTCAATATTCGCGTCTCGGTCATCGAGCCGGCATTCGTGCGTACCGTCTTCGACCAGAACGGAATCGAGCCGGATTCCCTGTTGAAAGAATACGATCAGGCGCGAACCGGGTTCAAGGCGCTGCTTGCCGATGTGATGCCCAAAGCCGATCGGCCAGAAATAGTGGCGGATGCGGTGGTCGAGGCGGCGACCGATGCCAGTCCGCGGCGGCGCTATACCGTCGGCAAGGCAGCGCGCCAAGTCAGCCTGCTGCGCCGCTTCGCCCCTGCCGGGATGTTCGACAAGACCTTGCGCAAGCAGTTCCGTTTGCCGGTCTGA
- a CDS encoding GIY-YIG nuclease family protein — MKGYVEFEFDLPGALLARLIEVLDRLDAAPLNSASLQAVPEEQGVYQLLLDGQLVYVGKTDAEAGLQKRLSRHARKIVHRVGLDPARVSFRAVRIFVFTAMDLEANLIRHYGGVKAIDWNGSGFGSNDPGRQRDTTKVKPKNYDAKFPIDIDRQMAFAIDHGETASSALARLKEALPYTFRFQKMDSDFDATKLAALSGPLTPRSAIRHIVDPLPQGWQATALPGYIILYKEKRDYPQAEVIAVSKG, encoded by the coding sequence ATGAAGGGTTATGTCGAATTCGAATTCGACCTCCCAGGCGCACTGTTGGCACGACTTATCGAGGTGCTCGACAGGCTTGATGCTGCTCCGCTCAACAGCGCGAGTTTGCAGGCGGTCCCCGAAGAACAGGGCGTCTATCAACTCCTGCTTGATGGCCAACTCGTATATGTAGGCAAGACTGACGCCGAGGCCGGACTCCAGAAGCGCCTGTCGCGCCATGCCCGCAAGATCGTGCACCGCGTGGGCCTGGATCCAGCGCGCGTCAGCTTCAGGGCCGTGCGCATTTTCGTGTTCACAGCCATGGATCTGGAGGCGAATCTCATACGCCACTATGGCGGCGTAAAGGCCATAGATTGGAACGGAAGCGGATTCGGCTCCAACGATCCAGGTAGGCAGCGCGACACCACTAAGGTCAAACCCAAGAACTATGACGCCAAGTTCCCGATCGACATTGACCGGCAAATGGCGTTCGCCATCGACCATGGCGAGACCGCGTCAAGCGCCCTCGCTCGGCTCAAAGAGGCCTTGCCGTACACGTTCCGTTTCCAGAAGATGGACTCGGATTTCGATGCAACCAAGCTGGCGGCATTGAGCGGCCCTCTAACTCCAAGGTCAGCAATCCGTCATATCGTGGATCCCTTACCTCAAGGATGGCAGGCGACTGCCCTGCCCGGTTACATCATCCTCTACAAAGAGAAACGTGATTACCCCCAGGCTGAAGTAATCGCGGTTTCAAAGGGGTAG
- a CDS encoding DUF6456 domain-containing protein, giving the protein MPKETKAARPQAPKLPKGEAEQVRIRREVGHDFALRDDAFGRKRLTSGTAEARRVYEVSNDGHTSTGGIVRVRNVDPLLGITSLSRQQREAGLRYREHFQCSQRADIKPMRWTERVDGGRIGGGIADSVLNAGRAHAAATRALGHWDVTAIVQKVVCLEQPVKTVAEQDGEGRDVVTKLLKVGLDLLAVHYGMMMGR; this is encoded by the coding sequence ATGCCCAAGGAAACCAAAGCCGCCAGGCCGCAGGCGCCGAAACTGCCGAAGGGCGAGGCCGAGCAGGTGCGCATCCGCCGCGAGGTCGGCCATGATTTCGCGCTGAGGGACGATGCCTTCGGCCGCAAGCGGCTGACATCGGGCACGGCGGAGGCGCGGCGCGTCTACGAGGTGTCGAATGACGGCCACACTTCCACCGGCGGCATCGTGCGGGTGCGCAATGTCGATCCGCTCCTGGGCATCACCTCGCTGTCACGCCAGCAGCGCGAGGCCGGCCTGCGCTACCGCGAGCATTTTCAGTGCAGCCAGCGAGCCGATATCAAGCCGATGCGCTGGACGGAACGCGTCGACGGCGGCCGCATCGGCGGCGGCATCGCCGACAGCGTGCTCAACGCCGGCCGCGCGCATGCCGCCGCGACACGGGCGCTCGGGCATTGGGACGTGACGGCAATCGTGCAGAAGGTCGTGTGCCTGGAACAGCCGGTGAAGACCGTGGCCGAGCAGGATGGCGAAGGACGCGACGTGGTGACGAAGCTGCTGAAGGTGGGGCTCGACCTGCTGGCCGTCCACTATGGGATGATGATGGGGCGCTGA
- a CDS encoding acyltransferase family protein has protein sequence MAASFRPDIQGLRALAVGGVVAYHFGLIALPGGFAGVDIFFVISGWLITTHLMREITETGRLDLWRFYARRARRLLPAAIFVILATLAAGTLILAPQEQALYSRGAMYAAAYTINLWLLRWSFDYFAADASSNPFIHFWSLSVEEQFYLVWPALLVFAAWLYPGRRMTVAVIGIVGLASFAACLWLTSLSPAWAFYFSPLRAWEFAAGGLATFAAPALWRHQSWLRAAQGWLGLALIALAYLALSEDLPFPGWYALLPVAGTVLVLLSGAGRQGDAPAGTRWQALAPAAMLSLAPLQWVGTLSYSLYLWHWPIIVYAGMLEPDLGVAQRIGCAVLALALSAATYRLIENPARRGDWPAAVARAFNAGPGAKPLRLFPGLALAPALVLTAAGVAAAYANAHLATRNIDPTQRGIEEAAEQPSIARAVDKNCLLDFHTVKPKPCTFGPADAAHTIVLFGDSHADHWSTPLVEAAKRNDTKVVTYLKSSCRASRLSTFNAVLKRDYTECDAWREQAISDIIRRKPRMVVISEFSIGNLTRDMSAASRKAETARWQAGLRSTLQAFSKAGVETAVIRDTPIGDSFADACVARALWWREAPSLCDTPRAQAANDGAAAAERAVVKSVPDTRYVDLTDRFCGSTECHVFIGGKLAFRDRHHLATGFAETLEGPLEKALF, from the coding sequence GTGGCGGCATCGTTTCGGCCTGATATACAGGGCTTGCGCGCGCTGGCGGTCGGCGGCGTCGTCGCCTACCATTTTGGCCTCATCGCGCTGCCCGGCGGCTTTGCCGGCGTCGACATCTTCTTCGTCATCTCCGGCTGGCTGATCACGACGCATCTGATGCGGGAGATCACCGAGACCGGCCGGCTCGACCTCTGGCGCTTCTATGCCAGGCGCGCCCGGCGCCTGCTGCCGGCCGCCATCTTCGTCATCCTGGCCACGCTCGCCGCCGGCACCCTTATCCTGGCGCCGCAGGAGCAGGCGCTCTATTCGCGCGGCGCCATGTATGCAGCAGCCTACACCATCAATCTGTGGCTGCTGCGCTGGTCGTTCGACTATTTCGCCGCCGATGCCTCGAGCAATCCCTTCATCCACTTCTGGTCGCTGTCGGTGGAGGAGCAATTCTATCTCGTCTGGCCGGCACTGCTTGTCTTCGCCGCCTGGCTATATCCGGGCCGGCGCATGACGGTGGCCGTGATCGGGATCGTCGGCCTCGCTTCCTTCGCCGCCTGCCTCTGGCTCACCAGCCTCTCGCCGGCCTGGGCCTTCTACTTCTCGCCGCTGCGCGCCTGGGAGTTCGCCGCCGGCGGCCTGGCGACGTTCGCAGCGCCAGCCTTGTGGCGGCATCAGTCCTGGCTGCGGGCGGCACAGGGATGGCTGGGCCTGGCGCTGATCGCCCTCGCCTATCTCGCCTTGAGCGAAGACCTGCCTTTCCCCGGCTGGTACGCGCTACTGCCCGTTGCCGGCACCGTGCTGGTGCTCTTGAGCGGCGCCGGCAGGCAGGGCGACGCACCGGCCGGCACCCGTTGGCAGGCCTTGGCGCCCGCCGCCATGCTCTCGCTGGCGCCCTTGCAGTGGGTCGGCACGCTCTCCTATTCGCTCTATCTCTGGCACTGGCCCATCATCGTCTATGCCGGGATGCTGGAGCCGGACCTCGGCGTCGCGCAGCGCATCGGCTGCGCCGTACTGGCGCTTGCCTTGTCGGCGGCGACCTACCGGCTGATCGAGAACCCGGCGCGGCGCGGCGACTGGCCGGCGGCGGTCGCGCGCGCCTTCAACGCCGGCCCGGGCGCAAAACCGCTTAGGCTGTTTCCCGGACTAGCCCTTGCCCCGGCCCTTGTGCTGACCGCCGCCGGCGTGGCGGCGGCCTACGCCAACGCGCATCTGGCCACGCGCAACATCGACCCTACCCAGCGCGGCATCGAAGAGGCCGCCGAACAGCCTTCCATCGCACGCGCCGTCGACAAGAACTGCCTGCTCGACTTCCACACGGTGAAACCGAAACCTTGCACCTTCGGACCGGCCGACGCCGCCCACACCATCGTGCTGTTCGGCGATTCGCATGCCGACCATTGGTCGACGCCGCTGGTCGAAGCGGCAAAACGCAACGACACCAAAGTGGTCACCTACCTCAAATCCTCATGCCGCGCCTCGCGGCTGTCGACCTTCAACGCCGTGCTCAAGCGCGACTACACCGAATGCGACGCCTGGCGCGAACAGGCGATTTCAGACATCATTCGCCGCAAGCCGCGCATGGTGGTGATCTCGGAATTCTCGATCGGCAATCTGACGCGCGACATGTCCGCCGCCAGTCGCAAGGCCGAGACCGCGCGCTGGCAGGCCGGCCTGCGCTCCACCTTGCAGGCCTTCAGCAAGGCCGGCGTCGAAACCGCCGTCATCCGCGACACGCCGATCGGCGACAGCTTCGCGGACGCCTGCGTTGCCCGCGCGCTGTGGTGGCGCGAGGCGCCGTCGCTGTGCGACACGCCGAGGGCGCAGGCCGCCAATGACGGCGCCGCCGCCGCCGAACGCGCGGTGGTGAAAAGCGTGCCCGACACGCGCTATGTCGACCTCACCGACCGCTTCTGCGGCTCGACCGAATGCCATGTCTTCATCGGCGGCAAACTCGCCTTCCGCGACCGGCATCATCTGGCGACGGGGTTTGCCGAGACGCTGGAGGGACCGCTGGAAAAGGCGTTGTTTTAG